In the Girardinichthys multiradiatus isolate DD_20200921_A chromosome 4, DD_fGirMul_XY1, whole genome shotgun sequence genome, one interval contains:
- the nkpd1 gene encoding NTPase KAP family P-loop domain-containing protein 1 isoform X1 — protein sequence MTSRKDQPHHPDLVFHPTVIMTTDNIYAYALSKALTKVSSPTTVGLYSSCQDRLDVILGQMEVYTNRESLRIEQKCHKRQKPRATKHSFTGLLALIGRLLFYTPVWTTENQNHHNVRFIYVNFSAWHFAGSDLLWAGIAIRLFHAMRMNFGKLHLALYHIAQYDENDEIKEKVVKDGPNNWITKKVCCCPLWLFILTILVVPVLLLIVLIVWDLPKAEVKPEEQETEAISGVGVLEGFFIASLGVPGVSVLRFAFQMAKNLIFTQDLNIKRGMDNDRISSQLGFMNEVRKEIWFLTQFIKFMEVFERRRIRIMLKITNLDRCSPKKIVAVLEAMNILLSDQESPVLSILAVNPNVLLEKVKFAESCFCKEDRAHALLNRIVTLAFTVPPMCKNLKRSLFHSLINSSGVCEDSLLRRDTRRRKTSSIDLSVVEIEQSKESNPLINMNTETLDVKEDELEKMIQRILSNGEKKLNKYMLDDAISMKRMINSVWVTLIIMKFLKTEFPDPEHTAAWVVLANQWPCRFSWILQCVEDEKQRAAIDQRNMSADNSKTLWEVFSESREELYLMRAQIEDLLEQDVDPEVFEALLKDDEFEFTLKNLEIFQVTMVNLDQSIRRELALIRGTSRLEDSGWMRNIAPLPITILMKMTTDDICKEMKRMKLEGKYIETVKENNLNGSALVFGDVDDLKTLLGMTFGEWATFKLHFLSFVSPHRPRYENMPPFSSRNPLSKFFHHTPHNYSSTPSLC from the exons ATAACATCTATGCATACGCTTTGTCCAAGGCACTGACAAAGGTTTCATCACCGACGACAGTGGGTCTCTACTCTTCTTGTCAGGACCGACTAGATGTGATTCTCGGTCAAATGGAAG TGTACACAAATCGGGAGTCTTTAAGGATTGAGCAGAAATGCcacaaaagacaaaaacctCGTGCTACCAAGCATTCATTCACAGGCCTCCTGGCTCTCATTGGGAGGCTGCTCTTCTACACACCAGTCTGGACTACGGAGAACCAGAATCACCATAACGTCAGGTTCATTTATGTGAATTTCAGTGCTTGGCATTTTGCCGGCAGTGACCTGCTGTGGGCTGGAATAGCCATACGGCTGTTTCATGCCATGCGGATGAATTTTGGGAAACTGCACCTTGCTCTCTACCATATTGCTCAATATGACGAAAACGACGAAATAAAGGAAAAG GTGGTGAAAGATGGCCCCAATAACTGGATTACCAAGAAGGTTTGCTGCTGCCCTCTGTGGCTTTTCATCCTGACCATCCTTGTTGTCCCAGTGCTCCTCCTAATTGTCCTCATTGTTTGGGATCTTCCTAAAGCTGAAGTAAAACCAGAGGAGCAAGAGACTGAAGCGATTAGTGGGGTGGGTGTCTTGGAGGGCTTCTTCATTGCTTCATTAGGAGTCCCAGGAGTGAGTGTACTGAGGTTTGCCTTTCAGATGGCCAAGAACCTCATCTTCACTCAGGATTTGAACATTAAGAGGGGAATGGACAACGATCGGATCAGCAGCCAACTGGGATTCATGAACGAAGTCAGGAAGGAAATTTGGTTTCTGACTCAATTCATCAAGTTTATGGAGGTATTTGAAAGAAGGAGGATTCGCATCATGTTGAAAATCACAAATCTAGACCGTTGCTCCCCCAAGAAAATCGTCGCAGTCCTGGAAGCTATGAATATTTTACTTTCAGATCAGGAAAGCCCAGTTCTTTCCATCCTGGCTGTAAATCCAAATGTTCTGTTAGAAAAAGTGAAATTTGCTGAAAGCTGCTTCTGTAAAGAGGACAGAGCTCACGCACTGTTGAACCGCATAGTCACTCTGGCCTTCACCGTCCCACCAATGTGCAAAAATCTAAAGCGCAGCTTATTTCACAGTCTTATCAACAGTTCAGGAGTCTGTGAAGATTCCCTCTTGAGGAGGGATACACGCAGGAGAAAGACATCTTCAATAGATCTGTCTGTGGTGGAGATCGAGCAATCAAAGGAGTCAAATCCACTGATCAACATGAATACAGAGACcttagatgtgaaggaagatgagTTGGAGAAAATGATTCAGAGAATCCTGAGCAACGGTGAAAAAAAGCTAAACAAGTACATGTTAGATGACGCCATCTCAATGAAGAGGATGATCAACTCTGTCTGGGTAACTTTGATAATCATGAAGTTCTTGAAGACAGAGTTTCCTGATCCAGAGCACACTGCAGCATGGGTGGTCCTAGCCAACCAGTGGCCCTGCCGATTCAGCTGGATCCTCCAGTGTGTGGAGGATGAAAAGCAGAGAGCAGCTATTGATCAACGGAACATGAGCGCTGACAATTCAAAGACCCTATGGGAGGTCTTCAGCGAGTCCAGGGAGGAGCTATATTTGATGCGGGCACAAATCGAGGACCTCCTTGAGCAGGACGTAGATCCTGAAGTGTTCGAAGCATTGCTCAAAGATGATGAGTTTGAGTTCACCTTAAAGAACCTGGAGATCTTTCAAGTGACAATGGTGAATCTGGATCAGTCAATCAGGAGGGAGTTGGCTCTTATCAGAGGGACATCCCGTCTGGAAGATTCTGGTTGGATGAGGAACATAGCTCCACTTCCAATCACAATTCTTATGAAAATGACCACAGATGATATATGTAAAGAG atgaaaaggATGAAGTTAGAGGGAAAGTACATTGAAactgtgaaagaaaataatctCAATGGCTCTGCTCTGGTGTTTGGTGATGTAGACGATCTTAAAACCCTACTGGGAATGACATTTGGTGAATGGGCAACTTTCAAACTGCACTTCTTGAGTTTCGTCTCACCTCACCGGCCACGGTACGAGAACATGCCGCCGTTTTCGTCTAGGAACCCGCTGTCAAAGTTCTTCCATCACACCCCCCATAATTACTCATCCACTCCCAGTCTGTGTTAA
- the nkpd1 gene encoding NTPase KAP family P-loop domain-containing protein 1 isoform X2, whose protein sequence is MTTDNIYAYALSKALTKVSSPTTVGLYSSCQDRLDVILGQMEVYTNRESLRIEQKCHKRQKPRATKHSFTGLLALIGRLLFYTPVWTTENQNHHNVRFIYVNFSAWHFAGSDLLWAGIAIRLFHAMRMNFGKLHLALYHIAQYDENDEIKEKVVKDGPNNWITKKVCCCPLWLFILTILVVPVLLLIVLIVWDLPKAEVKPEEQETEAISGVGVLEGFFIASLGVPGVSVLRFAFQMAKNLIFTQDLNIKRGMDNDRISSQLGFMNEVRKEIWFLTQFIKFMEVFERRRIRIMLKITNLDRCSPKKIVAVLEAMNILLSDQESPVLSILAVNPNVLLEKVKFAESCFCKEDRAHALLNRIVTLAFTVPPMCKNLKRSLFHSLINSSGVCEDSLLRRDTRRRKTSSIDLSVVEIEQSKESNPLINMNTETLDVKEDELEKMIQRILSNGEKKLNKYMLDDAISMKRMINSVWVTLIIMKFLKTEFPDPEHTAAWVVLANQWPCRFSWILQCVEDEKQRAAIDQRNMSADNSKTLWEVFSESREELYLMRAQIEDLLEQDVDPEVFEALLKDDEFEFTLKNLEIFQVTMVNLDQSIRRELALIRGTSRLEDSGWMRNIAPLPITILMKMTTDDICKEMKRMKLEGKYIETVKENNLNGSALVFGDVDDLKTLLGMTFGEWATFKLHFLSFVSPHRPRYENMPPFSSRNPLSKFFHHTPHNYSSTPSLC, encoded by the exons ATAACATCTATGCATACGCTTTGTCCAAGGCACTGACAAAGGTTTCATCACCGACGACAGTGGGTCTCTACTCTTCTTGTCAGGACCGACTAGATGTGATTCTCGGTCAAATGGAAG TGTACACAAATCGGGAGTCTTTAAGGATTGAGCAGAAATGCcacaaaagacaaaaacctCGTGCTACCAAGCATTCATTCACAGGCCTCCTGGCTCTCATTGGGAGGCTGCTCTTCTACACACCAGTCTGGACTACGGAGAACCAGAATCACCATAACGTCAGGTTCATTTATGTGAATTTCAGTGCTTGGCATTTTGCCGGCAGTGACCTGCTGTGGGCTGGAATAGCCATACGGCTGTTTCATGCCATGCGGATGAATTTTGGGAAACTGCACCTTGCTCTCTACCATATTGCTCAATATGACGAAAACGACGAAATAAAGGAAAAG GTGGTGAAAGATGGCCCCAATAACTGGATTACCAAGAAGGTTTGCTGCTGCCCTCTGTGGCTTTTCATCCTGACCATCCTTGTTGTCCCAGTGCTCCTCCTAATTGTCCTCATTGTTTGGGATCTTCCTAAAGCTGAAGTAAAACCAGAGGAGCAAGAGACTGAAGCGATTAGTGGGGTGGGTGTCTTGGAGGGCTTCTTCATTGCTTCATTAGGAGTCCCAGGAGTGAGTGTACTGAGGTTTGCCTTTCAGATGGCCAAGAACCTCATCTTCACTCAGGATTTGAACATTAAGAGGGGAATGGACAACGATCGGATCAGCAGCCAACTGGGATTCATGAACGAAGTCAGGAAGGAAATTTGGTTTCTGACTCAATTCATCAAGTTTATGGAGGTATTTGAAAGAAGGAGGATTCGCATCATGTTGAAAATCACAAATCTAGACCGTTGCTCCCCCAAGAAAATCGTCGCAGTCCTGGAAGCTATGAATATTTTACTTTCAGATCAGGAAAGCCCAGTTCTTTCCATCCTGGCTGTAAATCCAAATGTTCTGTTAGAAAAAGTGAAATTTGCTGAAAGCTGCTTCTGTAAAGAGGACAGAGCTCACGCACTGTTGAACCGCATAGTCACTCTGGCCTTCACCGTCCCACCAATGTGCAAAAATCTAAAGCGCAGCTTATTTCACAGTCTTATCAACAGTTCAGGAGTCTGTGAAGATTCCCTCTTGAGGAGGGATACACGCAGGAGAAAGACATCTTCAATAGATCTGTCTGTGGTGGAGATCGAGCAATCAAAGGAGTCAAATCCACTGATCAACATGAATACAGAGACcttagatgtgaaggaagatgagTTGGAGAAAATGATTCAGAGAATCCTGAGCAACGGTGAAAAAAAGCTAAACAAGTACATGTTAGATGACGCCATCTCAATGAAGAGGATGATCAACTCTGTCTGGGTAACTTTGATAATCATGAAGTTCTTGAAGACAGAGTTTCCTGATCCAGAGCACACTGCAGCATGGGTGGTCCTAGCCAACCAGTGGCCCTGCCGATTCAGCTGGATCCTCCAGTGTGTGGAGGATGAAAAGCAGAGAGCAGCTATTGATCAACGGAACATGAGCGCTGACAATTCAAAGACCCTATGGGAGGTCTTCAGCGAGTCCAGGGAGGAGCTATATTTGATGCGGGCACAAATCGAGGACCTCCTTGAGCAGGACGTAGATCCTGAAGTGTTCGAAGCATTGCTCAAAGATGATGAGTTTGAGTTCACCTTAAAGAACCTGGAGATCTTTCAAGTGACAATGGTGAATCTGGATCAGTCAATCAGGAGGGAGTTGGCTCTTATCAGAGGGACATCCCGTCTGGAAGATTCTGGTTGGATGAGGAACATAGCTCCACTTCCAATCACAATTCTTATGAAAATGACCACAGATGATATATGTAAAGAG atgaaaaggATGAAGTTAGAGGGAAAGTACATTGAAactgtgaaagaaaataatctCAATGGCTCTGCTCTGGTGTTTGGTGATGTAGACGATCTTAAAACCCTACTGGGAATGACATTTGGTGAATGGGCAACTTTCAAACTGCACTTCTTGAGTTTCGTCTCACCTCACCGGCCACGGTACGAGAACATGCCGCCGTTTTCGTCTAGGAACCCGCTGTCAAAGTTCTTCCATCACACCCCCCATAATTACTCATCCACTCCCAGTCTGTGTTAA
- the nkpd1 gene encoding NTPase KAP family P-loop domain-containing protein 1 isoform X3: MEVYTNRESLRIEQKCHKRQKPRATKHSFTGLLALIGRLLFYTPVWTTENQNHHNVRFIYVNFSAWHFAGSDLLWAGIAIRLFHAMRMNFGKLHLALYHIAQYDENDEIKEKVVKDGPNNWITKKVCCCPLWLFILTILVVPVLLLIVLIVWDLPKAEVKPEEQETEAISGVGVLEGFFIASLGVPGVSVLRFAFQMAKNLIFTQDLNIKRGMDNDRISSQLGFMNEVRKEIWFLTQFIKFMEVFERRRIRIMLKITNLDRCSPKKIVAVLEAMNILLSDQESPVLSILAVNPNVLLEKVKFAESCFCKEDRAHALLNRIVTLAFTVPPMCKNLKRSLFHSLINSSGVCEDSLLRRDTRRRKTSSIDLSVVEIEQSKESNPLINMNTETLDVKEDELEKMIQRILSNGEKKLNKYMLDDAISMKRMINSVWVTLIIMKFLKTEFPDPEHTAAWVVLANQWPCRFSWILQCVEDEKQRAAIDQRNMSADNSKTLWEVFSESREELYLMRAQIEDLLEQDVDPEVFEALLKDDEFEFTLKNLEIFQVTMVNLDQSIRRELALIRGTSRLEDSGWMRNIAPLPITILMKMTTDDICKEMKRMKLEGKYIETVKENNLNGSALVFGDVDDLKTLLGMTFGEWATFKLHFLSFVSPHRPRYENMPPFSSRNPLSKFFHHTPHNYSSTPSLC; encoded by the exons ATGGAAG TGTACACAAATCGGGAGTCTTTAAGGATTGAGCAGAAATGCcacaaaagacaaaaacctCGTGCTACCAAGCATTCATTCACAGGCCTCCTGGCTCTCATTGGGAGGCTGCTCTTCTACACACCAGTCTGGACTACGGAGAACCAGAATCACCATAACGTCAGGTTCATTTATGTGAATTTCAGTGCTTGGCATTTTGCCGGCAGTGACCTGCTGTGGGCTGGAATAGCCATACGGCTGTTTCATGCCATGCGGATGAATTTTGGGAAACTGCACCTTGCTCTCTACCATATTGCTCAATATGACGAAAACGACGAAATAAAGGAAAAG GTGGTGAAAGATGGCCCCAATAACTGGATTACCAAGAAGGTTTGCTGCTGCCCTCTGTGGCTTTTCATCCTGACCATCCTTGTTGTCCCAGTGCTCCTCCTAATTGTCCTCATTGTTTGGGATCTTCCTAAAGCTGAAGTAAAACCAGAGGAGCAAGAGACTGAAGCGATTAGTGGGGTGGGTGTCTTGGAGGGCTTCTTCATTGCTTCATTAGGAGTCCCAGGAGTGAGTGTACTGAGGTTTGCCTTTCAGATGGCCAAGAACCTCATCTTCACTCAGGATTTGAACATTAAGAGGGGAATGGACAACGATCGGATCAGCAGCCAACTGGGATTCATGAACGAAGTCAGGAAGGAAATTTGGTTTCTGACTCAATTCATCAAGTTTATGGAGGTATTTGAAAGAAGGAGGATTCGCATCATGTTGAAAATCACAAATCTAGACCGTTGCTCCCCCAAGAAAATCGTCGCAGTCCTGGAAGCTATGAATATTTTACTTTCAGATCAGGAAAGCCCAGTTCTTTCCATCCTGGCTGTAAATCCAAATGTTCTGTTAGAAAAAGTGAAATTTGCTGAAAGCTGCTTCTGTAAAGAGGACAGAGCTCACGCACTGTTGAACCGCATAGTCACTCTGGCCTTCACCGTCCCACCAATGTGCAAAAATCTAAAGCGCAGCTTATTTCACAGTCTTATCAACAGTTCAGGAGTCTGTGAAGATTCCCTCTTGAGGAGGGATACACGCAGGAGAAAGACATCTTCAATAGATCTGTCTGTGGTGGAGATCGAGCAATCAAAGGAGTCAAATCCACTGATCAACATGAATACAGAGACcttagatgtgaaggaagatgagTTGGAGAAAATGATTCAGAGAATCCTGAGCAACGGTGAAAAAAAGCTAAACAAGTACATGTTAGATGACGCCATCTCAATGAAGAGGATGATCAACTCTGTCTGGGTAACTTTGATAATCATGAAGTTCTTGAAGACAGAGTTTCCTGATCCAGAGCACACTGCAGCATGGGTGGTCCTAGCCAACCAGTGGCCCTGCCGATTCAGCTGGATCCTCCAGTGTGTGGAGGATGAAAAGCAGAGAGCAGCTATTGATCAACGGAACATGAGCGCTGACAATTCAAAGACCCTATGGGAGGTCTTCAGCGAGTCCAGGGAGGAGCTATATTTGATGCGGGCACAAATCGAGGACCTCCTTGAGCAGGACGTAGATCCTGAAGTGTTCGAAGCATTGCTCAAAGATGATGAGTTTGAGTTCACCTTAAAGAACCTGGAGATCTTTCAAGTGACAATGGTGAATCTGGATCAGTCAATCAGGAGGGAGTTGGCTCTTATCAGAGGGACATCCCGTCTGGAAGATTCTGGTTGGATGAGGAACATAGCTCCACTTCCAATCACAATTCTTATGAAAATGACCACAGATGATATATGTAAAGAG atgaaaaggATGAAGTTAGAGGGAAAGTACATTGAAactgtgaaagaaaataatctCAATGGCTCTGCTCTGGTGTTTGGTGATGTAGACGATCTTAAAACCCTACTGGGAATGACATTTGGTGAATGGGCAACTTTCAAACTGCACTTCTTGAGTTTCGTCTCACCTCACCGGCCACGGTACGAGAACATGCCGCCGTTTTCGTCTAGGAACCCGCTGTCAAAGTTCTTCCATCACACCCCCCATAATTACTCATCCACTCCCAGTCTGTGTTAA
- the lims1 gene encoding LIM and senescent cell antigen-like-containing domain protein 1 isoform X2: MLGVAGMTGSIANALVSAVCERCKSGFAPTEKIVNSNGELYHEQCFVCAQCFQHFPEGLFYEFEGRKYCEHDFQMLFAPCCHQCGEFIIGRVIKAMNNSWHPDCFCCDICQAVLADVGFVKNAGRHLCRPCHNREKARGLGKYICQKCHAIIEEQPLIFKNDPYHPDHFNCNNCGKELTADARELKGELFCLPCHDKMGVPICGACRRPIEGRVVNAMGKQWHVEHFVCAKCEKPFLGHRHYERKGLAYCETHYNQLFGDVCYHCNRVIEGDVVSALNKAWCVSCFSCSTCNTKLTLKNKFVEFDMKPVCKKCYEKFPLELKKRLKKLAESLGRK; encoded by the exons ATGCTGGGGGTAGCTGGGATGACGGGCAG CATTGCGAATGCCCTGGTCAGCGCAGTCTGTGAGAGGTGCAAAAGTGGCTTTGCTCCAACTGAGAAGATCGTCAACAGTAATGGAGAGCTGTACCACGAGCAGTGCTTTGTTTGTGCCCAGTGTTTTCAGCATTTTCCAGAAGGACTCTTTTACGAG TTTGAAGGCCGAAAATACTGTGAACATGACTTCCAGATGCTCTTTGCACCTTGCTGCCACCAGTGTG GGGAGTTTATCATTGGTCGTGTCATTAAGGCTATGAACAATAGTTGGCACCCTGACTGCTTCTGCTGCGACATCTGTCAGGCAGTGCTTGCAGATGTGGGATTTGTCAAAAACGCTGGCAG GCACTTGTGTCGCCCGTGCCATAATCGGGAGAAGGCTCGGGGCCTAGGCAAGTATATCTGCCAGAAGTGCCATGCTATCATTGAAGAGCAGCCGCTGATCTTTAAGAACGATCCATATCACCCCGACCACTTCAACTGTAACAACTGCGG aaaagaatTGACTGCTGATGCAAGAGAACTGAAGGGGGAGCTCTTCTGTTTGCCCTGCCATGATAAGATGGGTGTGCCAATCTGTGGTGCCTGCAGGAGACCCATCGAGGGACGGGTGGTCAACGCTATGGGCAAGCAGTGGCATGTGGAG CATTTTGTGTGTGCCAAATGTGAGAAACCTTTCCTCGGTCACCGCCACTATGAGAGAAAAGGTTTGGCTTACTGCGAGACTCATTACAATCAG CTCTTTGGGGACGTGTGCTATCACTGCAACCGTGTGATTGAAGGCGATG TTGTGTCTGCTCTCAACAAAGCCTGGTGTGTCAGTTGTTTCTCCTGCTCCACCTGCAACACCAAACTCACTCTCAA GAACAAGTTTGTAGAGTTTGACATGAAGCctgtttgtaaaaagtgttacgaGAAGTTTCCTCTTGAGCTCAAGAAAAGGCTGAAGAAGCTGGCGGAGTCATTGGGACGGAAGTGA
- the lims1 gene encoding LIM and senescent cell antigen-like-containing domain protein 1 isoform X1: MLGVAGMTGSIANALVSAVCERCKSGFAPTEKIVNSNGELYHEQCFVCAQCFQHFPEGLFYEFEGRKYCEHDFQMLFAPCCHQCGEFIIGRVIKAMNNSWHPDCFCCDICQAVLADVGFVKNAGRHLCRPCHNREKARGLGKYICQKCHAIIEEQPLIFKNDPYHPDHFNCNNCGKELTADARELKGELFCLPCHDKMGVPICGACRRPIEGRVVNAMGKQWHVEHFVCAKCEKPFLGHRHYERKGLAYCETHYNQLFGDVCYHCNRVIEGDVVSALNKAWCVSCFSCSTCNTKLTLKDKFVEIDLKPVCKHCYEHLPEELKRRLARRERDAKDRKKRPAVCL, from the exons ATGCTGGGGGTAGCTGGGATGACGGGCAG CATTGCGAATGCCCTGGTCAGCGCAGTCTGTGAGAGGTGCAAAAGTGGCTTTGCTCCAACTGAGAAGATCGTCAACAGTAATGGAGAGCTGTACCACGAGCAGTGCTTTGTTTGTGCCCAGTGTTTTCAGCATTTTCCAGAAGGACTCTTTTACGAG TTTGAAGGCCGAAAATACTGTGAACATGACTTCCAGATGCTCTTTGCACCTTGCTGCCACCAGTGTG GGGAGTTTATCATTGGTCGTGTCATTAAGGCTATGAACAATAGTTGGCACCCTGACTGCTTCTGCTGCGACATCTGTCAGGCAGTGCTTGCAGATGTGGGATTTGTCAAAAACGCTGGCAG GCACTTGTGTCGCCCGTGCCATAATCGGGAGAAGGCTCGGGGCCTAGGCAAGTATATCTGCCAGAAGTGCCATGCTATCATTGAAGAGCAGCCGCTGATCTTTAAGAACGATCCATATCACCCCGACCACTTCAACTGTAACAACTGCGG aaaagaatTGACTGCTGATGCAAGAGAACTGAAGGGGGAGCTCTTCTGTTTGCCCTGCCATGATAAGATGGGTGTGCCAATCTGTGGTGCCTGCAGGAGACCCATCGAGGGACGGGTGGTCAACGCTATGGGCAAGCAGTGGCATGTGGAG CATTTTGTGTGTGCCAAATGTGAGAAACCTTTCCTCGGTCACCGCCACTATGAGAGAAAAGGTTTGGCTTACTGCGAGACTCATTACAATCAG CTCTTTGGGGACGTGTGCTATCACTGCAACCGTGTGATTGAAGGCGATG TTGTGTCTGCTCTCAACAAAGCCTGGTGTGTCAGTTGTTTCTCCTGCTCCACCTGCAACACCAAACTCACTCTCAA AGATAAGTTTGTTGAAATTGACCTGAAACCAGTGTGTAAGCATTGCTATGAGCACTTGCCTGAAGAGCTAAAACGCAGACTCGCCCGACGTGAACGTGATGCTAAAGACCGCAAGAAAAGGCCAGCTGTCTGCCTGTAG